One Pseudorca crassidens isolate mPseCra1 chromosome 21, mPseCra1.hap1, whole genome shotgun sequence DNA segment encodes these proteins:
- the FGFR1 gene encoding fibroblast growth factor receptor 1 isoform X11: MWSWKCLLFWAVLVTAALCTARPAPTLPEQDALPSSEDDDDDDDSSSEEKETDNTKPNPVAPYWTSPEKMEKKLHAVPAAKTVKFKCPSSGTPNPTLRWLKNGKEFKPDHRIGGYKVRYATWSIIMDSVVPSDKGNYTCVVENEYGSINHTYQLDVVERSPHRPILQAGLPANKTVALGSNVEFMCKVYSDPQPHIQWLKHIEVNGSKIGPDNLPYVQILKTAGVNTTDKEMEVLHLRNVSFEDAGEYTCLAGNSIGLSHHSAWLTVLEALEERPAVMTSPLYLEIIIYCTGAFLISCMVGSVIIYKMKSGTKKSDFHSQMAVHKLAKSIPLRRQVSADSSASMNSGVLLVRPSRLSSSGTPMLAGVSEYELPEDPRWELPRDRLVLGKPLGEGCFGQVVLAEAIGLDKDKPNRVTKVAVKMLKSDATEKDLSDLISEMEMMKMIGKHKNIINLLGACTQDGPLYVIVEYASKGNLREYLQARRPPGLEYCYNPSRHPEEQLSSKDLVSCAYQVARGMEYLASKKCIHRDLAARNVLVTEDNVMKIADFGLARDIHHIDYYKKTTNGRLPVKWMAPEALFDRIYTHQSDVWSFGVLLWEIFTLGGSPYPGVPVEELFKLLKEGHRMDKPSNCTNELYMMMRDCWHAVPSQRPTFKQLVEDLDRIVALTSNQEYLDLSMPLDQYSPSFPDTRSSTCSSGEDSVFSHEPLPEEPCLPRHPAQLANGGLKRR, from the exons ATGCTCTCCCCTCCTCGGAGgacgatgatgacgatgatgactCCTCTTcagaggagaaagagacagataaCACCAAACCAAACC CCGTGGCTCCCTACTGGACGTCGCcagaaaagatggaaaagaaactGCACGCGGTGCCAGCTGCCAAGACAGTGAAGTTCAAATGCCCTTCCAGTGGGACCCCGAACCCCACGCTGCGCTGGCTGAAAAATGGCAAAGAATTCAAGCCTGACCACAGGATCGGAGGCTACAAG GTCCGTTATGCCACCTGGAGCATCATAATGGACTCCGTGGTGCCTTCTGATAAGGGCAACTACACCTGCGTCGTGGAGAACGAGTATGGCAGCATCAACCACACCTACCAGCTTGATGTCGTGG agCGGTCCCCTCACCGGCCCATCCTGCAGGCAGGGTTGCCAGCCAACAAGACAGTGGCCCTGGGCAGCAATGTGGAGTTCATGTGTAAGGTGTACAGCGACCCGCAGCCCCATATCCAGTGGCTAAAGCACATCGAGGTGAATGGGAGTAAGATTGGTCCGGACAACCTGCCTTATGTCCAGATCTTGAAG ACGGCCGGAGTTAATACCACCGACAAAGAGATGGAAGTGCTGCACTTAAGGAATGTCTCCTTTGAGGACGCGGGGGAGTATACATGCTTGGCGGGTAACTCTATCGGACTCTCCCATCACTCTGCATGGTTGACCGTTCTGGAAG CCCTGGAAGAGAGACCGGCGGTGATGACCTCGCCCCTGTACCTGGAGATCATCATCTATTGCACGGGGGCCTTCCTCATCTCCTGCATGGTGGGGTCCGTCATCATCTATAAGATGAAGAGTGGCACCAAGAAGAGTGACTTCCACAGCCAGATGGCCGTGCACAAGCTGGCCAAGAGCATCCCTCTGCGCAGACAG GTGTCGGCCGACTCCAGCGCATCCATGAACTCTGGGGTCCTGCTGGTCCGGCCCTCGCGTCTCTCCTCCAGCGGGACCCCCATGCTGGCTGGGGTCTCTGAATACGAGCTTCCCGAAGACCCTCGCTGGGAGCTGCCTCGGGACAG ACTGGTTTTAGGCAAACCCCTGGGAGAGGGCTGCTTTGGGCAGGTGGTGTTGGCGGAGGCCATTGGGCTGGACAAGGACAAACCCAACCGGGTGACCAAAGTGGCTGTGAAGATGCTGAAGT CGGATGCAACCGAGAAAGACCTGTCAGACCTGATCTCCGAAATGGAGATGATGAAGATGATCGGGAAACACAAGAACATCATCAACCTGCTGGGGGCCTGCACGCAGGACG GCCCCCTGTATGTCATCGTGGAGTATGCCTCCAAGGGCAACCTCCGAGAGTACCTGCAGGCCCGGAGGCCGCCGGGGCTGGAATACTGCTACAACCCCAGCCGTCATCCCGAGGAGCAGCTGTCCTCCAAGGACCTGGTATCCTGCGCCTATCAGGTGGCCCGAGGCATGGAGTATCTCGCCTCCAAGAAG TGCATACACCGAGACCTGGCCGCCAGGAACGTGCTGGTGACGGAGGACAACGTGATGAAGATCGCAGACTTTGGCCTAGCTCGTGACATCCACCACATCGACTACTATAAAAAGACGACCAAC GGCCGACTGCCTGTCAAGTGGATGGCACCCGAGGCCTTGTTTGACCGGATCTACACCCACCAGAGCGACGT GTGGTCTTTTGGGGTGCTTCTGTGGGAAATTTTCACTCTGGGCGGCTCCCCGTACCCTGGCGTCCCTGTGGAGGAGCTTTTCAAGCTGCTGAAGGAGGGTCATCGTATGGACAAGCCCAGTAACTGCACCAATGAGCT GTACATGATGATGCGAGACTGCTGGCACGCGGTACCCTCTCAAAGACCTACCTTCAAGCAGCTGGTGGAAGACCTGGACCGCATAGTGGCCTTGACCTCCAACCAG GAGTACCTGGACCTATCAATGCCCCTGGACCAGTACTCCCCCAGCTTCCCCGACACCCGCAGCTCTACCTGCTCCTCTGGGGAGGATTCCGTCTTCTCTCACGAGCCCTTGCCCGAGGAGCCCTGTCTGCCCCGACACCCGGCCCAGCTGGCCAATGGCGGACTCAAACGGCGCTGA
- the FGFR1 gene encoding fibroblast growth factor receptor 1 isoform X9 yields the protein MWSWKCLLFWAVLVTAALCTARPAPTLPEQDALPSSEDDDDDDDSSSEEKETDNTKPNRMPVAPYWTSPEKMEKKLHAVPAAKTVKFKCPSSGTPNPTLRWLKNGKEFKPDHRIGGYKVRYATWSIIMDSVVPSDKGNYTCVVENEYGSINHTYQLDVVERSPHRPILQAGLPANKTVALGSNVEFMCKVYSDPQPHIQWLKHIEVNGSKIGPDNLPYVQILKTAGVNTTDKEMEVLHLRNVSFEDAGEYTCLAGNSIGLSHHSAWLTVLEALEERPAVMTSPLYLEIIIYCTGAFLISCMVGSVIIYKMKSGTKKSDFHSQMAVHKLAKSIPLRRQVTVSADSSASMNSGVLLVRPSRLSSSGTPMLAGVSEYELPEDPRWELPRDRLVLGKPLGEGCFGQVVLAEAIGLDKDKPNRVTKVAVKMLKSDATEKDLSDLISEMEMMKMIGKHKNIINLLGACTQDGPLYVIVEYASKGNLREYLQARRPPGLEYCYNPSRHPEEQLSSKDLVSCAYQVARGMEYLASKKCIHRDLAARNVLVTEDNVMKIADFGLARDIHHIDYYKKTTNGRLPVKWMAPEALFDRIYTHQSDVWSFGVLLWEIFTLGGSPYPGVPVEELFKLLKEGHRMDKPSNCTNELYMMMRDCWHAVPSQRPTFKQLVEDLDRIVALTSNQEYLDLSMPLDQYSPSFPDTRSSTCSSGEDSVFSHEPLPEEPCLPRHPAQLANGGLKRR from the exons ATGCTCTCCCCTCCTCGGAGgacgatgatgacgatgatgactCCTCTTcagaggagaaagagacagataaCACCAAACCAAACCGTATGC CCGTGGCTCCCTACTGGACGTCGCcagaaaagatggaaaagaaactGCACGCGGTGCCAGCTGCCAAGACAGTGAAGTTCAAATGCCCTTCCAGTGGGACCCCGAACCCCACGCTGCGCTGGCTGAAAAATGGCAAAGAATTCAAGCCTGACCACAGGATCGGAGGCTACAAG GTCCGTTATGCCACCTGGAGCATCATAATGGACTCCGTGGTGCCTTCTGATAAGGGCAACTACACCTGCGTCGTGGAGAACGAGTATGGCAGCATCAACCACACCTACCAGCTTGATGTCGTGG agCGGTCCCCTCACCGGCCCATCCTGCAGGCAGGGTTGCCAGCCAACAAGACAGTGGCCCTGGGCAGCAATGTGGAGTTCATGTGTAAGGTGTACAGCGACCCGCAGCCCCATATCCAGTGGCTAAAGCACATCGAGGTGAATGGGAGTAAGATTGGTCCGGACAACCTGCCTTATGTCCAGATCTTGAAG ACGGCCGGAGTTAATACCACCGACAAAGAGATGGAAGTGCTGCACTTAAGGAATGTCTCCTTTGAGGACGCGGGGGAGTATACATGCTTGGCGGGTAACTCTATCGGACTCTCCCATCACTCTGCATGGTTGACCGTTCTGGAAG CCCTGGAAGAGAGACCGGCGGTGATGACCTCGCCCCTGTACCTGGAGATCATCATCTATTGCACGGGGGCCTTCCTCATCTCCTGCATGGTGGGGTCCGTCATCATCTATAAGATGAAGAGTGGCACCAAGAAGAGTGACTTCCACAGCCAGATGGCCGTGCACAAGCTGGCCAAGAGCATCCCTCTGCGCAGACAGGTAACA GTGTCGGCCGACTCCAGCGCATCCATGAACTCTGGGGTCCTGCTGGTCCGGCCCTCGCGTCTCTCCTCCAGCGGGACCCCCATGCTGGCTGGGGTCTCTGAATACGAGCTTCCCGAAGACCCTCGCTGGGAGCTGCCTCGGGACAG ACTGGTTTTAGGCAAACCCCTGGGAGAGGGCTGCTTTGGGCAGGTGGTGTTGGCGGAGGCCATTGGGCTGGACAAGGACAAACCCAACCGGGTGACCAAAGTGGCTGTGAAGATGCTGAAGT CGGATGCAACCGAGAAAGACCTGTCAGACCTGATCTCCGAAATGGAGATGATGAAGATGATCGGGAAACACAAGAACATCATCAACCTGCTGGGGGCCTGCACGCAGGACG GCCCCCTGTATGTCATCGTGGAGTATGCCTCCAAGGGCAACCTCCGAGAGTACCTGCAGGCCCGGAGGCCGCCGGGGCTGGAATACTGCTACAACCCCAGCCGTCATCCCGAGGAGCAGCTGTCCTCCAAGGACCTGGTATCCTGCGCCTATCAGGTGGCCCGAGGCATGGAGTATCTCGCCTCCAAGAAG TGCATACACCGAGACCTGGCCGCCAGGAACGTGCTGGTGACGGAGGACAACGTGATGAAGATCGCAGACTTTGGCCTAGCTCGTGACATCCACCACATCGACTACTATAAAAAGACGACCAAC GGCCGACTGCCTGTCAAGTGGATGGCACCCGAGGCCTTGTTTGACCGGATCTACACCCACCAGAGCGACGT GTGGTCTTTTGGGGTGCTTCTGTGGGAAATTTTCACTCTGGGCGGCTCCCCGTACCCTGGCGTCCCTGTGGAGGAGCTTTTCAAGCTGCTGAAGGAGGGTCATCGTATGGACAAGCCCAGTAACTGCACCAATGAGCT GTACATGATGATGCGAGACTGCTGGCACGCGGTACCCTCTCAAAGACCTACCTTCAAGCAGCTGGTGGAAGACCTGGACCGCATAGTGGCCTTGACCTCCAACCAG GAGTACCTGGACCTATCAATGCCCCTGGACCAGTACTCCCCCAGCTTCCCCGACACCCGCAGCTCTACCTGCTCCTCTGGGGAGGATTCCGTCTTCTCTCACGAGCCCTTGCCCGAGGAGCCCTGTCTGCCCCGACACCCGGCCCAGCTGGCCAATGGCGGACTCAAACGGCGCTGA
- the FGFR1 gene encoding fibroblast growth factor receptor 1 isoform X10, with the protein MWSWKCLLFWAVLVTAALCTARPAPTLPEQDALPSSEDDDDDDDSSSEEKETDNTKPNPVAPYWTSPEKMEKKLHAVPAAKTVKFKCPSSGTPNPTLRWLKNGKEFKPDHRIGGYKVRYATWSIIMDSVVPSDKGNYTCVVENEYGSINHTYQLDVVERSPHRPILQAGLPANKTVALGSNVEFMCKVYSDPQPHIQWLKHIEVNGSKIGPDNLPYVQILKTAGVNTTDKEMEVLHLRNVSFEDAGEYTCLAGNSIGLSHHSAWLTVLEALEERPAVMTSPLYLEIIIYCTGAFLISCMVGSVIIYKMKSGTKKSDFHSQMAVHKLAKSIPLRRQVTVSADSSASMNSGVLLVRPSRLSSSGTPMLAGVSEYELPEDPRWELPRDRLVLGKPLGEGCFGQVVLAEAIGLDKDKPNRVTKVAVKMLKSDATEKDLSDLISEMEMMKMIGKHKNIINLLGACTQDGPLYVIVEYASKGNLREYLQARRPPGLEYCYNPSRHPEEQLSSKDLVSCAYQVARGMEYLASKKCIHRDLAARNVLVTEDNVMKIADFGLARDIHHIDYYKKTTNGRLPVKWMAPEALFDRIYTHQSDVWSFGVLLWEIFTLGGSPYPGVPVEELFKLLKEGHRMDKPSNCTNELYMMMRDCWHAVPSQRPTFKQLVEDLDRIVALTSNQEYLDLSMPLDQYSPSFPDTRSSTCSSGEDSVFSHEPLPEEPCLPRHPAQLANGGLKRR; encoded by the exons ATGCTCTCCCCTCCTCGGAGgacgatgatgacgatgatgactCCTCTTcagaggagaaagagacagataaCACCAAACCAAACC CCGTGGCTCCCTACTGGACGTCGCcagaaaagatggaaaagaaactGCACGCGGTGCCAGCTGCCAAGACAGTGAAGTTCAAATGCCCTTCCAGTGGGACCCCGAACCCCACGCTGCGCTGGCTGAAAAATGGCAAAGAATTCAAGCCTGACCACAGGATCGGAGGCTACAAG GTCCGTTATGCCACCTGGAGCATCATAATGGACTCCGTGGTGCCTTCTGATAAGGGCAACTACACCTGCGTCGTGGAGAACGAGTATGGCAGCATCAACCACACCTACCAGCTTGATGTCGTGG agCGGTCCCCTCACCGGCCCATCCTGCAGGCAGGGTTGCCAGCCAACAAGACAGTGGCCCTGGGCAGCAATGTGGAGTTCATGTGTAAGGTGTACAGCGACCCGCAGCCCCATATCCAGTGGCTAAAGCACATCGAGGTGAATGGGAGTAAGATTGGTCCGGACAACCTGCCTTATGTCCAGATCTTGAAG ACGGCCGGAGTTAATACCACCGACAAAGAGATGGAAGTGCTGCACTTAAGGAATGTCTCCTTTGAGGACGCGGGGGAGTATACATGCTTGGCGGGTAACTCTATCGGACTCTCCCATCACTCTGCATGGTTGACCGTTCTGGAAG CCCTGGAAGAGAGACCGGCGGTGATGACCTCGCCCCTGTACCTGGAGATCATCATCTATTGCACGGGGGCCTTCCTCATCTCCTGCATGGTGGGGTCCGTCATCATCTATAAGATGAAGAGTGGCACCAAGAAGAGTGACTTCCACAGCCAGATGGCCGTGCACAAGCTGGCCAAGAGCATCCCTCTGCGCAGACAGGTAACA GTGTCGGCCGACTCCAGCGCATCCATGAACTCTGGGGTCCTGCTGGTCCGGCCCTCGCGTCTCTCCTCCAGCGGGACCCCCATGCTGGCTGGGGTCTCTGAATACGAGCTTCCCGAAGACCCTCGCTGGGAGCTGCCTCGGGACAG ACTGGTTTTAGGCAAACCCCTGGGAGAGGGCTGCTTTGGGCAGGTGGTGTTGGCGGAGGCCATTGGGCTGGACAAGGACAAACCCAACCGGGTGACCAAAGTGGCTGTGAAGATGCTGAAGT CGGATGCAACCGAGAAAGACCTGTCAGACCTGATCTCCGAAATGGAGATGATGAAGATGATCGGGAAACACAAGAACATCATCAACCTGCTGGGGGCCTGCACGCAGGACG GCCCCCTGTATGTCATCGTGGAGTATGCCTCCAAGGGCAACCTCCGAGAGTACCTGCAGGCCCGGAGGCCGCCGGGGCTGGAATACTGCTACAACCCCAGCCGTCATCCCGAGGAGCAGCTGTCCTCCAAGGACCTGGTATCCTGCGCCTATCAGGTGGCCCGAGGCATGGAGTATCTCGCCTCCAAGAAG TGCATACACCGAGACCTGGCCGCCAGGAACGTGCTGGTGACGGAGGACAACGTGATGAAGATCGCAGACTTTGGCCTAGCTCGTGACATCCACCACATCGACTACTATAAAAAGACGACCAAC GGCCGACTGCCTGTCAAGTGGATGGCACCCGAGGCCTTGTTTGACCGGATCTACACCCACCAGAGCGACGT GTGGTCTTTTGGGGTGCTTCTGTGGGAAATTTTCACTCTGGGCGGCTCCCCGTACCCTGGCGTCCCTGTGGAGGAGCTTTTCAAGCTGCTGAAGGAGGGTCATCGTATGGACAAGCCCAGTAACTGCACCAATGAGCT GTACATGATGATGCGAGACTGCTGGCACGCGGTACCCTCTCAAAGACCTACCTTCAAGCAGCTGGTGGAAGACCTGGACCGCATAGTGGCCTTGACCTCCAACCAG GAGTACCTGGACCTATCAATGCCCCTGGACCAGTACTCCCCCAGCTTCCCCGACACCCGCAGCTCTACCTGCTCCTCTGGGGAGGATTCCGTCTTCTCTCACGAGCCCTTGCCCGAGGAGCCCTGTCTGCCCCGACACCCGGCCCAGCTGGCCAATGGCGGACTCAAACGGCGCTGA